From one Eucalyptus grandis isolate ANBG69807.140 chromosome 9, ASM1654582v1, whole genome shotgun sequence genomic stretch:
- the LOC120288254 gene encoding uncharacterized protein LOC120288254 yields MVAKAFGQFEPQESFRKVRYCQVSTRPSKNGKILSTPFPRRISTEPSRHQQPLLPRRFGRPPSPPYINYALDSHSRSNPLPIQTFSQTPPRPGTESLERSPWRPSRRRSRAASAGDFLGVDALLVGVVEAVQLRELRRSKDLRGGPTRRGRVPGVLRLPGDRRVGAELRDPDGAGRAWMRASVLAVELRRRGDGQGGRRIPPSLPGISPATGFPKSESRIANSSESNRDASTIKVFLQKNLFSFFWLNLPVTKSRTVLSDCA; encoded by the exons ATGGTTGCCAAAGCGTTTGGTCAATTTGAACCTCAGGAAAGTTTCAGAAAAGTGAGATACTGTCAAGTGTCAACAAGACCGTCGAAGAACGGTAAGATACTGTCAACCCCTTTTCCGCGCCGTATCTCCACGGAACCATCGCGGCACCAGCAACCCCTCCTTCCGCGTCGGTTCGGCCGCCCGCCATCCCCTCCATATATAAATTATGCACTCGACTCTCACTCTCGGAGCAATCCACTTCCCATTCAGACATTTTCACAAACACCTCCAAGGCCAGGAACTGAAAGCCTCGAGCGCTCTCCATGGAGGCCGAGTCGTCGCC GTTCGAGAGCAGCGAGTGCTGGCGACTTTCTTGGCGTCGACGCCCTTCTTGTAGGCGTCGTGGAGGCTGTGCAGCTCCGTGAACTCCGCCGATCCAAGGATCTTCGTGGCGGACCGACGCGGCGAGGTAGGGTACCTGGCGTTCTCCGGCTTCCAGGCGATCGACGGGTCGGAGCCGAGCTGCGGGACCCTGATGGTGCTGGGCGAGCTTGGATGCGAGCATCTGTTCTTGCCGTTGAGCTGCGACGGCGAGGGGACGGTCAAGGTGGACGCCGGATTCCTCCGTCTCTTCCTGGAATTTCACCAGCGACAGGATTTCCAAAGTCAG AAAGCAGAATAGCAAATTCATCTGAGAGCAACAGAGATGCATCAACTATCAAGGTTTTTCTTCAGAagaaccttttttcttttttttggttgaacttACCAGTCACAAAGAGCAGGACAGTCTTGTCAGATTGTGCATGA